CTCTCCAAGCTGGGTGTGAAGCCTTACTGGGACTGGCAGGACGTCGGAGTTGACTTCAACGACATAAAGAAGCTGAGGATTGCAGGGGTCGTGATGGTCATCGGTGGGAGGAGGAAGCGCTACCTACTCGTCAACCGTGAGGAGACGAAGAGGAGAATTGAGGAGATCGAAAGGTTGGAGCGTGAGGCAATAAACGCTGCAATATCCCAGCCCATCCAGGTGCCGGAAGACATGTTCGACGTGATAATCGGGTATGACGACATGAAGAAGTTCCTGAAAAAAGTGGTGACCTTAGACGAGCCGTTCCACGTGCTCTTCGTCGGTCCACCAGGCACTGCGAAAACCCTCTTCCTCATGGAGTTCGAAAGAATCCCACGGTCCAAACTCATAACGGCCGGAACGAGCACCAAGGTCGGGATAAGAGACCTACTGATCGAGGAGAGACCGAGGTTCCTCCTGATAGACGAGTTGGAGAAGATAGGGGACCCGAACGACTTGAGCGTTCTACTGACACTGAT
This window of the Candidatus Jordarchaeales archaeon genome carries:
- a CDS encoding AAA family ATPase, with protein sequence MKKDVFLDERLREAMKKIIEYEEREEERIAKDEVLSKLGVKPYWDWQDVGVDFNDIKKLRIAGVVMVIGGRRKRYLLVNREETKRRIEEIERLEREAINAAISQPIQVPEDMFDVIIGYDDMKKFLKKVVTLDEPFHVLFVGPPGTAKTLFLMEFERIPRSKLITAGTSTKVGIRDLLIEERPRFLLIDELEKIGDPNDLSVLLTLMESQRVIVTKHGSITEERFPCSVIAACNSTKKLPQELLDRFQVFRLRKYTREEYIEIVKTFLTKRRGVSEDVAKYIAEKVSEYTLSVREAVRVSKVAKTIEEVDKVIKLFRTYSNTQEVSE